Proteins encoded within one genomic window of Rubidibacter lacunae KORDI 51-2:
- a CDS encoding protein kinase domain-containing protein, which yields MVERVVGGHYKIVQELGRGAFGQTFLAQDLENPTYPRCVVKELKPLADDELTLREAKRLFAIEAQVLAKLGDHPQVPELLAFYQDEFYLVQEYIDGHDLSKEIESGQSMSEENVVKLLRDILPVLEFIHDKNVIHRDLKPSNIRRRKDGQVVLIDFGAVKEIKTIVLSATGQPKPSIVAGTQGYMPPEQLRGRPRPNSDLYALGLIAIQALTGKSPMQLEEDLHTGDIVWRHYAPQVSAGLSDVLDRMIRSDFTERFQCAREVLDELEANIQTRVLRKLKRSVVGKKRRRRWWPTIAAGAVVAAGIGLFPFGQAIVRYNQANALALDGKYREALDVYDRVLETFPNAARAWLNKGFMYSQLKLFEEQLDACEHALESDPEMVEAFNCKGLALQRLGKSEEAVAMFVRTVELDSQFYQAWNNKGEALMTLGRPQEALDAFDRAKQYNPDYLFAWNNRGNALVQLERYAEAVASYSAAIKIDASYPYAWNGRGVAKREQQRYERALEDFTEATRLDRGFYEAWYNQGLALLALERLEGALDALDTAIAVKPDYRAAIVRREEVLEQLGQ from the coding sequence ATGGTCGAGCGAGTTGTCGGCGGACACTACAAAATCGTACAAGAACTCGGGCGCGGGGCATTTGGGCAGACGTTTTTGGCACAGGATTTAGAAAACCCCACCTATCCGCGCTGCGTTGTCAAAGAGCTCAAACCCTTAGCTGACGACGAGCTGACGTTGCGCGAAGCCAAGCGCTTGTTCGCGATCGAAGCACAGGTTCTGGCGAAGCTGGGCGACCACCCGCAGGTTCCCGAGCTACTGGCGTTCTACCAAGACGAGTTCTACCTCGTTCAGGAGTATATCGACGGCCACGATCTCAGCAAGGAGATTGAGTCCGGGCAGTCGATGTCTGAGGAAAATGTCGTCAAGCTCTTACGCGACATTTTGCCCGTCCTCGAATTTATCCACGACAAAAACGTAATCCATCGCGACCTCAAACCCTCGAATATCCGCCGCCGTAAGGACGGTCAAGTCGTCTTGATCGACTTTGGTGCGGTCAAAGAAATTAAGACTATCGTCTTGAGCGCGACTGGCCAACCCAAACCCAGTATTGTTGCCGGTACCCAGGGATACATGCCGCCCGAGCAGCTGCGCGGTCGTCCCCGTCCGAACAGCGATTTATATGCACTCGGGTTAATTGCAATTCAAGCTCTCACGGGCAAGTCGCCGATGCAGCTTGAGGAGGACTTGCACACGGGTGATATTGTCTGGCGGCATTACGCCCCTCAGGTGTCGGCTGGCTTGAGTGACGTCCTCGATCGCATGATTCGCTCCGACTTCACCGAGCGTTTTCAATGTGCCCGGGAGGTGCTCGACGAACTAGAAGCGAATATTCAAACTCGCGTCCTCCGCAAGCTCAAGCGCTCTGTCGTTGGTAAGAAGCGCCGGCGGCGGTGGTGGCCGACGATTGCCGCCGGTGCAGTTGTAGCAGCTGGCATTGGTCTTTTCCCATTCGGTCAGGCGATCGTGCGTTACAACCAAGCCAATGCGCTGGCACTGGACGGGAAATACCGAGAAGCGCTTGACGTTTACGACCGCGTGTTAGAGACCTTCCCGAATGCCGCGCGGGCATGGCTCAATAAAGGCTTTATGTACTCGCAGCTGAAGCTTTTTGAAGAGCAGCTCGACGCGTGCGAGCACGCGCTGGAAAGCGATCCGGAGATGGTCGAGGCATTTAACTGTAAGGGGCTTGCCCTGCAGCGTCTGGGGAAAAGTGAAGAAGCCGTCGCTATGTTCGTTCGCACTGTCGAACTCGACTCCCAGTTCTATCAAGCCTGGAACAATAAGGGCGAGGCGCTCATGACCCTGGGCCGGCCACAAGAAGCTCTCGACGCATTCGATCGCGCGAAGCAGTACAATCCCGACTACCTATTTGCTTGGAACAACCGCGGAAATGCCCTGGTGCAGCTCGAACGCTACGCCGAGGCGGTCGCATCCTACAGTGCTGCCATCAAAATCGATGCGTCATATCCTTATGCCTGGAACGGCCGTGGCGTTGCTAAGCGCGAACAGCAGCGCTACGAAAGGGCGCTCGAGGATTTTACAGAAGCGACTCGACTCGACCGAGGCTTCTACGAGGCTTGGTACAACCAAGGGCTAGCGCTACTCGCGCTCGAACGGTTGGAAGGGGCCCTCGATGCCCTCGACACAGCAATTGCGGTCAAGCCCGACTATCGAGCTGCCATTGTGCGCCGAGAGGAAGTCCTCGAACAACTCGGCCAATAG
- a CDS encoding RHS repeat domain-containing protein, giving the protein MLTSSRLNVTDPKANTTTFTYDDFYRLIRETNQLGLAREYKYDKVGNRTRATDRNGRVRTFEYDHRDRLTAEKWRTGRDGLRTFSYNYDAAGQLKTAGDRDSNYAYSYDSNGRLTKVDNSGTPDVPEVVLTYGYDSAGNRTSVSDNVGGVETWTFDDLNRVASIAQSGSGVIDKRVEFAYDAASQLDTIKRFNSSSGGSSIVTSDYDFDNRGRLTELTHGSIARYSFDYDAGDRLTRLSTPDGTATYKYDQTDQLTSANYSYQDDEGYSYHSNGNRTNTGYETGGDKRLLSDGTYTYEYD; this is encoded by the coding sequence ATGCTAACGTCCTCTCGGCTAAATGTCACCGACCCCAAAGCAAACACAACCACCTTCACGTACGACGACTTCTATCGTTTAATCCGCGAGACCAATCAACTCGGACTCGCCCGAGAATACAAGTACGACAAGGTTGGCAATCGGACTCGGGCAACCGATCGCAACGGACGCGTCCGCACCTTCGAGTACGACCACCGCGATCGCCTCACCGCCGAGAAGTGGCGGACTGGCCGAGACGGTCTCCGGACCTTCAGCTACAACTACGATGCTGCCGGTCAATTGAAAACGGCGGGCGATCGCGACTCCAACTACGCCTACTCCTACGACAGCAACGGACGACTCACTAAGGTCGATAACTCCGGGACGCCAGACGTCCCCGAAGTTGTCCTGACCTATGGCTACGATTCAGCAGGCAATCGCACCAGCGTCAGTGACAATGTAGGAGGCGTCGAAACGTGGACCTTCGACGACCTCAACCGAGTCGCGAGCATTGCCCAGAGCGGGAGTGGTGTCATCGACAAGCGAGTCGAGTTCGCCTATGACGCAGCAAGCCAGCTCGATACCATCAAACGCTTCAACAGCTCGAGCGGCGGCTCGTCAATCGTCACCAGCGACTATGACTTCGACAACAGAGGACGCCTAACCGAGCTGACTCACGGCAGCATTGCCAGATATAGCTTCGACTACGACGCCGGCGATCGCCTAACGAGACTGAGCACCCCAGACGGTACGGCAACCTACAAATACGACCAAACCGACCAACTGACCTCAGCGAATTACAGCTACCAAGATGATGAGGGGTACAGCTACCATAGCAACGGCAACCGCACCAATACCGGTTACGAGACTGGTGGCGACAAGCGCCTGCTCTCCGATGGCACCTACACCTACGAGTACGATTAA
- a CDS encoding alpha/beta fold hydrolase, which produces MATIEIAGVPHAYTLTPARHPNAPVLVFVHGWLLSRSYWEPAIARLSPDYQCLSYDLRGFGDSAVGAGSGYALVDYARDLKQLLQQLAIDRAWLIGHSLGGSIALWGAKTCPERVAGVICVNAGGGIYLEEEFDRFRSTGEQLVRRRPRWLPYVPFLDRVFARAMVARPLARRWGRQRLLDFVKADTQAALGALLDSTTENEVHLLPQLVSQLEQPAYFLAGERDAIMELQYVRHLASFHSSFGCCGDNTISIPNCGHLAMVEQPDTVVAIVRRLLDCHQAERDGR; this is translated from the coding sequence ATGGCAACTATCGAGATTGCAGGGGTCCCGCACGCCTACACCCTAACTCCGGCACGGCATCCAAATGCGCCCGTGTTGGTTTTCGTCCATGGATGGTTGCTCAGCCGTTCTTACTGGGAACCCGCGATCGCGCGTCTCTCGCCCGATTACCAGTGTCTTAGCTACGACCTTCGCGGATTCGGCGACTCGGCAGTAGGAGCGGGAAGTGGCTACGCGCTCGTCGACTATGCCCGCGACCTGAAGCAACTCCTCCAACAGTTGGCGATCGATCGCGCGTGGCTGATCGGCCACTCTCTAGGCGGCAGCATCGCCTTGTGGGGAGCCAAGACCTGCCCCGAGCGGGTAGCCGGGGTCATCTGCGTAAATGCAGGCGGCGGAATTTATCTTGAAGAAGAGTTCGATCGCTTTCGGTCGACTGGCGAGCAACTCGTCCGACGGCGGCCGCGTTGGCTTCCTTATGTGCCATTCCTCGACCGGGTATTTGCACGGGCGATGGTAGCGCGTCCGCTTGCACGGCGGTGGGGACGACAGCGTCTTCTGGACTTTGTGAAGGCAGATACTCAAGCGGCATTGGGCGCGCTGTTGGATTCAACAACCGAAAACGAAGTTCACTTGCTGCCACAGTTAGTTTCCCAGCTCGAGCAGCCGGCTTACTTCCTGGCTGGCGAGCGGGACGCAATCATGGAGCTGCAGTACGTCCGCCATCTGGCAAGTTTTCATTCATCCTTCGGATGCTGCGGAGATAATACGATTTCAATTCCCAACTGCGGTCACCTGGCTATGGTCGAACAACCCGATACGGTCGTTGCAATCGTGCGCCGCCTGCTCGACTGCCACCAGGCCGAACGAGATGGCAGGTAG
- a CDS encoding DUF433 domain-containing protein gives MVLTPATDPTPLARNADGVVLVRGTRVTLDTVVTAFQQGATAEEIATRYPALRLADVYGTIHFYLNHREEVAAYLRQRDDVGAAIRQENEMRFGQRAWRDRLPRRAGRQ, from the coding sequence ATGGTTCTGACCCCTGCCACCGACCCAACTCCCCTCGCCCGTAATGCCGATGGTGTCGTACTGGTCCGCGGCACGCGCGTCACCCTCGATACAGTGGTGACTGCCTTCCAGCAGGGAGCAACGGCAGAAGAAATCGCGACGCGCTATCCAGCGTTGCGGCTAGCTGACGTGTACGGAACGATTCACTTTTACCTCAACCACCGCGAAGAGGTGGCCGCATATCTCCGGCAGCGTGACGACGTGGGTGCGGCGATTCGCCAGGAAAACGAGATGCGGTTCGGGCAAAGGGCGTGGCGCGATCGCTTGCCCCGCCGTGCTGGCCGACAGTGA
- a CDS encoding orange carotenoid-binding protein: MPFTIETARSIFPNTLSADAVPATIARFNQLSAEDQLALIWFAYLEMGKSITIAAPGAASMQFAERTLNEIREMSFQDQSQMMCDLANRSDTPICRTYAVWSPNIKLGFWFQLGEWMENGIVAPIPEGYKLSANASAVLAAIRTLESGQQITVLRNIVVDMGYDPSKLGSYKTVSEPVVPPTSIAQRTKVAIEGVANATVLNYMNNMNANDFDALIELFADDGGLQAPFNRPIVGKAAVLKFFREECQNLRLTPERGVTESAEESGFTQVKVTGKVQTPWFGASVGMNIAWRFLLDPNNKIFFVAIDLLASPRELMNLAR; this comes from the coding sequence ATGCCATTTACGATCGAGACGGCCCGTTCTATCTTCCCAAACACTCTATCTGCCGATGCAGTTCCAGCAACGATCGCGCGCTTTAATCAGCTGAGTGCAGAAGATCAGCTCGCTCTCATCTGGTTTGCCTACCTCGAAATGGGCAAATCGATTACAATCGCTGCCCCGGGAGCGGCGAGCATGCAGTTTGCCGAACGTACGCTGAACGAAATTCGGGAGATGTCTTTCCAAGACCAGTCCCAAATGATGTGCGATCTAGCCAACCGTTCCGACACGCCGATTTGTCGGACCTACGCCGTGTGGTCGCCCAATATCAAACTTGGATTTTGGTTTCAACTTGGCGAGTGGATGGAGAACGGAATCGTTGCTCCAATTCCTGAAGGCTACAAGCTTTCGGCTAATGCATCAGCGGTACTTGCTGCGATACGAACCCTCGAATCCGGTCAGCAAATCACGGTGTTGCGCAACATTGTGGTGGACATGGGATACGATCCGAGTAAACTCGGTAGCTACAAAACCGTGTCGGAGCCGGTTGTTCCTCCGACAAGCATTGCTCAACGCACGAAGGTTGCAATTGAGGGAGTCGCGAATGCAACCGTCCTTAACTACATGAACAACATGAATGCAAATGACTTTGACGCGTTGATCGAGTTATTCGCGGATGATGGCGGACTGCAAGCTCCTTTCAACAGACCGATTGTGGGTAAAGCGGCGGTCTTGAAGTTCTTCCGAGAAGAGTGTCAAAACCTCAGACTTACACCCGAGCGGGGCGTAACCGAATCCGCAGAAGAATCCGGGTTTACCCAAGTCAAGGTGACAGGTAAAGTGCAAACACCTTGGTTCGGTGCCAGCGTGGGCATGAACATTGCGTGGCGCTTTTTGTTGGATCCCAACAATAAGATCTTCTTCGTGGCGATCGACCTGTTAGCCTCTCCCCGAGAGTTGATGAATCTAGCGCGCTAA
- a CDS encoding MBL fold metallo-hydrolase, whose translation MTRRFHNAGTLPTPLACLPYAVGRDEEVGFCLLVKMGPHRILLDCGLSDPLRYFNGPPADWVLCTHARPERARGMLALHEAFPSLPIAASEATASLLPLNWPERDAISGFCRSLPWQVPIVCSDDLSIELFPAGFLPGAAAISLTYTAPDRPYRFFYTSDFFLSNSRLADGLSIESVRGLTPDVLVVEGYYGTARHPHRRKQENRLVEQIATWLESGRRVLLPVDTFGSAQELLFLLRSHHQFTGRDLDIYAEEAIARVCDAYLEVLPFLPVTVQNFAHHQPLFWDERVGPRLQRFRDRPVAGDRRPDIVLVDRAGDWQRYCRNSPDEWVVLLPEQDPIARTVSPTWITATYLLAQHSDGLGTMQLIHNLRPQHVVLIGGSAANLADLTAAEELQTRYHVHLPPAGQRVELPVGKTFVQPAAPPERSYEGEVREGNNRIGIVLPAALADDPRWHNFAETGIVSACWQGNTLVLHGLSQQDVLNIDTPEYPHIASTRSCKTCRYFNNRRCRQPRSPLYTLQVPPEGYCLAYAPARAVDA comes from the coding sequence ATGACTCGACGCTTCCATAACGCAGGTACCCTACCGACGCCTCTGGCCTGCTTGCCCTATGCAGTTGGGCGAGACGAAGAGGTTGGGTTTTGTCTGTTAGTGAAAATGGGTCCGCATCGAATTTTGCTTGACTGCGGCCTGTCCGACCCACTACGTTATTTCAACGGACCGCCAGCCGATTGGGTTCTCTGCACCCATGCCCGACCAGAACGCGCGCGCGGTATGTTGGCGCTTCACGAAGCCTTTCCTTCTCTCCCGATTGCTGCTAGTGAAGCGACTGCCAGTCTCTTACCGCTAAACTGGCCCGAGCGCGATGCAATATCAGGATTTTGCCGGTCGCTGCCTTGGCAGGTGCCGATCGTCTGCAGCGACGATCTCAGCATTGAATTATTTCCTGCTGGTTTTCTCCCCGGTGCCGCTGCCATTTCCCTTACCTATACTGCACCGGACCGCCCGTACCGCTTTTTCTATACAAGCGACTTCTTTTTATCGAATTCGCGCTTGGCTGACGGGCTTTCAATCGAATCCGTACGCGGTTTAACGCCAGATGTCTTGGTTGTCGAAGGGTATTACGGAACCGCACGCCATCCCCACCGCCGCAAGCAGGAAAACCGCCTCGTCGAACAAATCGCCACTTGGCTGGAGAGCGGCCGGCGCGTGCTATTGCCCGTGGACACCTTCGGAAGTGCGCAAGAGTTGCTGTTCCTGCTGCGATCGCACCATCAGTTTACGGGTCGCGATCTCGATATCTATGCCGAAGAGGCGATCGCGCGGGTTTGCGACGCTTATTTAGAAGTGCTGCCCTTCTTACCGGTGACTGTTCAGAACTTCGCCCACCATCAGCCGCTGTTCTGGGACGAGCGGGTCGGCCCGCGCTTGCAGCGATTCCGCGACCGGCCGGTGGCAGGCGATCGCCGTCCCGATATTGTCCTCGTCGATCGGGCTGGTGACTGGCAGCGCTATTGCCGCAACTCTCCCGATGAATGGGTTGTGTTGCTCCCAGAGCAAGATCCAATTGCCCGTACCGTGTCGCCTACCTGGATAACCGCAACCTACCTGCTCGCCCAACACAGTGATGGCTTGGGGACGATGCAGCTTATTCACAACTTGCGCCCCCAGCACGTCGTCCTAATCGGCGGATCGGCGGCCAACCTCGCCGACCTGACAGCAGCGGAAGAGCTCCAAACTCGCTACCACGTGCACTTGCCGCCTGCCGGGCAGCGCGTGGAGCTTCCCGTGGGGAAAACCTTCGTACAGCCAGCAGCCCCACCCGAGCGCAGCTATGAGGGTGAAGTCCGCGAAGGGAACAATCGCATCGGCATTGTCCTTCCTGCTGCGCTCGCCGACGACCCGCGCTGGCACAATTTTGCCGAAACGGGAATCGTTAGCGCCTGCTGGCAAGGGAATACCCTCGTCCTTCATGGGTTATCTCAACAAGACGTTCTCAATATAGACACGCCCGAGTATCCGCATATCGCCAGTACGCGCTCCTGTAAAACTTGCCGCTATTTCAATAATCGTCGCTGCCGCCAGCCGCGCTCGCCACTCTATACCCTACAGGTACCACCCGAGGGCTACTGCCTTGCCTACGCGCCTGCCCGCGCTGTAGATGCGTAA
- a CDS encoding GNAT family N-acetyltransferase, with product MTFWKNLFGNGDTATAGQATSPQGEMLEAAGELPDGGRIVFSTTRDIDLYELEELCDAVGWARRPMRKVGKAIQYSFLVVSMWELQGSRRRLVGFARATSDHAFNATIWDVVVHPKLQSKGFGKALMRYAIAKLRREDISNITLFADAQVVDFYRRLGFVLDPEGIKGMFWYPD from the coding sequence ATGACGTTCTGGAAAAATTTGTTTGGCAACGGCGACACGGCAACGGCCGGGCAGGCAACGAGTCCGCAAGGCGAGATGTTAGAAGCAGCAGGCGAACTCCCGGACGGCGGTCGCATCGTTTTTAGCACGACACGCGACATCGATCTATACGAGTTGGAGGAATTATGCGACGCAGTCGGTTGGGCGCGTCGCCCGATGCGTAAAGTAGGCAAAGCGATTCAGTACAGCTTTTTGGTCGTATCGATGTGGGAGCTGCAGGGGTCGCGGCGCCGGCTTGTTGGTTTTGCCCGAGCGACGTCGGACCATGCATTTAATGCAACAATTTGGGATGTGGTCGTACATCCAAAACTGCAGAGCAAGGGATTTGGAAAAGCGCTGATGAGGTACGCGATCGCTAAACTGCGTCGCGAAGACATCAGCAACATTACGCTTTTCGCCGATGCTCAAGTGGTTGATTTTTATCGCCGGCTCGGTTTCGTGCTCGACCCAGAGGGTATCAAAGGGATGTTCTGGTATCCCGATTGA
- a CDS encoding RNA 2'-phosphotransferase — MMLDYSDLSRTVSHALRHEPWVYELEIDNDGWVVVESLLDSLRSLKPEWSSLRGEDVEKMIIQSNKKRHELSNNGDKIRALYGHTIPGKLEKQSAQPPEILYHGTSPKSAELIYQEGLKSMTRQYVHLAVNVRDAERVGKRKSHEPVILKIKAGDASSDGIDFYIGNEKIWLSDFIPPIYIKP, encoded by the coding sequence ATGATGCTAGATTATTCAGACTTAAGTCGGACAGTATCCCATGCTCTTCGCCATGAGCCATGGGTTTATGAGCTTGAGATAGATAATGATGGATGGGTAGTAGTTGAATCTCTGTTGGACTCACTAAGATCATTAAAGCCTGAATGGTCTAGTTTAAGAGGTGAGGATGTAGAGAAGATGATTATTCAATCAAACAAGAAACGCCATGAGCTTTCTAACAATGGTGATAAGATTCGTGCACTATACGGCCATACTATTCCAGGAAAGTTGGAGAAGCAATCAGCGCAACCCCCAGAAATTCTTTATCATGGTACTTCACCGAAGTCGGCAGAGCTAATTTATCAAGAAGGGCTAAAATCAATGACACGGCAATATGTTCACCTGGCGGTCAATGTTCGGGATGCCGAGAGGGTAGGGAAAAGAAAGTCACATGAGCCCGTAATTCTAAAGATCAAAGCTGGCGATGCTTCTAGCGATGGAATTGACTTTTACATAGGAAATGAAAAAATATGGCTATCAGATTTTATCCCGCCTATCTACATTAAACCTTAG
- a CDS encoding NAD-dependent epimerase/dehydratase family protein, with amino-acid sequence MRVLVMGGTRFIGVYLTKLLVERGDDVTLFNRGNKPTPVAGVETVRGDRKDVRQLKEALAGKEFDAVFDNNGREAVDTQPLVELFGDRLRHFIYVSSAGVYLPSDTMPHIEGDAVDPKSRHRGKYETESLLAESDLPWSSVRPVYIYGPQNYNDLEAWFFDRIVRDRPLPIPGNGLHLTQFGHVSDLVQAMVAILDNPRAVGDIFNISGERTVTFDGLARACAVAAGKDPEELELVHYDPKRFDFGKRKAFPLRVRHFFTSISKAKTLLDWQPEYDLFSGLRDSFQNDYLASGRDAEDIDFSLDDEILEMMN; translated from the coding sequence ATGCGCGTTCTAGTTATGGGTGGAACTCGGTTTATTGGCGTTTATCTCACAAAGTTGCTCGTCGAGCGCGGCGATGACGTAACGCTGTTTAACCGCGGGAACAAGCCCACTCCTGTGGCCGGTGTCGAAACGGTACGCGGCGATCGCAAAGACGTTCGGCAACTCAAAGAAGCGTTAGCTGGCAAAGAATTTGACGCGGTTTTTGACAACAACGGTCGAGAAGCAGTCGATACGCAACCGCTTGTGGAGCTGTTTGGCGATCGCCTCCGTCACTTCATTTATGTCAGTTCTGCGGGAGTCTACCTACCGTCGGACACAATGCCCCATATTGAAGGCGATGCAGTCGATCCCAAAAGCCGCCACCGCGGCAAGTACGAAACTGAGTCACTCCTTGCAGAATCGGATCTTCCCTGGTCCTCCGTGCGCCCGGTTTATATCTACGGACCCCAGAACTATAACGATCTGGAAGCTTGGTTCTTCGACCGCATTGTCCGTGATCGCCCGCTGCCCATTCCCGGCAATGGATTGCATTTGACGCAGTTCGGTCATGTTTCCGATTTGGTCCAGGCAATGGTTGCCATACTCGACAACCCGCGAGCGGTTGGCGACATTTTTAATATCTCTGGCGAACGTACGGTTACATTTGACGGACTGGCGCGTGCATGTGCCGTTGCAGCCGGCAAGGATCCTGAGGAACTCGAACTCGTGCATTACGATCCCAAACGGTTTGATTTTGGCAAGCGCAAAGCCTTTCCACTGCGCGTTCGCCATTTCTTCACCAGCATCTCTAAAGCAAAAACACTCCTCGATTGGCAACCGGAGTATGATTTATTTTCTGGTTTAAGAGATTCATTCCAAAATGACTATCTTGCTAGCGGTCGTGACGCTGAAGACATCGACTTCTCTCTCGATGACGAAATTCTTGAGATGATGAACTAA
- a CDS encoding DUF5615 family PIN-like protein → MKFLADENFDNAIARGLRQRLPEIDLVRVQDVGLSGLNDQTILAWAAAENRVLLTHNVRTITRYAYERLLKDLPMAGVIEVRQSAAIGKAIAD, encoded by the coding sequence GTGAAATTTCTCGCCGATGAGAACTTCGACAACGCGATCGCTAGAGGGCTCAGGCAACGCTTACCCGAGATTGATTTAGTGCGCGTCCAGGATGTCGGCCTATCCGGGCTTAATGACCAAACGATATTGGCGTGGGCGGCAGCAGAAAACCGCGTATTGCTGACCCACAATGTCCGAACCATCACGCGCTACGCCTACGAGCGCCTCTTAAAAGACTTGCCGATGGCAGGCGTCATTGAAGTCAGGCAGTCAGCTGCTATCGGGAAGGCGATCGCGGATTGA
- a CDS encoding alpha/beta fold hydrolase yields the protein MKIGYRVCGDRGPAVVCVHGFGASSGHWRKNLPVLGVTCRCYAIDLLGFGASDKPQPGGDVAYTFETWGQQIVDFCRDVVGEPAFLIGNSIGCIAAMQAAVDAPDLARGVAMLNVSLRLLHDRKRATLPWYRSFGAPIVQKLLASKPIGHFFFQRIARPAVVRRLLLEAYGRPDAVTDELVELILEPARTPGAADVFLSFVRYSQGPLPEDLLPELSCPTIVLWGENDPWEPIALGRAVVEGSPTVERFVSLAGLGHCPQDEAPDIVNPILQTWIDERTAAIA from the coding sequence ATGAAAATTGGCTATCGGGTTTGCGGCGATCGCGGTCCAGCAGTAGTGTGCGTTCACGGATTTGGTGCGTCGTCGGGGCACTGGCGTAAAAACCTGCCCGTGTTGGGAGTCACTTGCCGCTGCTACGCAATCGACTTGCTCGGCTTTGGCGCGTCGGATAAACCGCAGCCCGGTGGCGATGTTGCCTACACATTTGAGACCTGGGGGCAGCAAATCGTCGATTTTTGTCGCGACGTTGTCGGCGAACCGGCCTTTCTGATTGGCAATTCGATTGGTTGCATTGCTGCGATGCAAGCGGCTGTAGATGCACCGGACCTTGCGCGCGGGGTTGCAATGCTGAACGTCTCGCTGCGCTTATTGCACGATCGCAAACGCGCGACATTGCCGTGGTATCGCAGCTTCGGCGCACCAATCGTCCAAAAGCTCTTGGCTAGTAAACCGATCGGGCATTTCTTTTTTCAGCGCATCGCACGTCCTGCCGTCGTCCGGCGTTTGCTGCTCGAAGCCTACGGGCGTCCGGACGCAGTCACAGACGAGTTGGTTGAATTGATTCTCGAACCCGCTCGAACCCCCGGCGCAGCAGACGTTTTCCTCTCGTTTGTTCGTTATTCCCAGGGACCGTTGCCCGAGGATTTATTACCCGAGTTATCCTGTCCGACAATCGTGTTGTGGGGCGAAAACGATCCATGGGAACCGATTGCCCTCGGACGCGCGGTGGTTGAGGGCTCGCCGACAGTCGAGCGCTTTGTTTCCCTTGCAGGACTCGGTCACTGTCCGCAGGATGAAGCCCCAGACATCGTCAATCCAATTCTGCAAACATGGATTGACGAGCGGACAGCTGCGATCGCTTGA
- a CDS encoding DUF6679 family protein, which yields MLDRKVYQLYADGREISIFLRDQQRWIECARVVDLEGDLVTVRYETEEDDEICAWEELIRLDSIGSITQKLSSVLRGDYDLPVSEDCPEAEQLPPRYPDGNLPE from the coding sequence ATGCTTGACCGCAAGGTCTACCAACTGTACGCGGACGGTCGAGAAATCAGCATCTTCTTGCGGGACCAGCAGCGGTGGATCGAGTGCGCGCGCGTCGTCGATCTTGAAGGCGACTTGGTGACAGTGCGTTATGAAACGGAAGAAGACGACGAAATTTGTGCTTGGGAGGAGCTGATCCGCCTCGATAGCATTGGCTCGATTACCCAGAAGCTTTCTTCGGTGCTTCGCGGCGACTACGACCTTCCCGTGTCTGAAGACTGCCCCGAAGCCGAGCAGCTACCACCGCGTTACCCAGACGGCAATCTTCCCGAGTAA